The following coding sequences lie in one Apium graveolens cultivar Ventura chromosome 1, ASM990537v1, whole genome shotgun sequence genomic window:
- the LOC141674391 gene encoding uncharacterized protein LOC141674391, producing the protein MSLSLTWSLVRVPVSPVSSSVYSGVQVKCIATAKTAQDPPLQVRGKEGQKEQPLKALTTVSRRAIVTQLAIASLAATTNILPEPAEAQGLDPDIKSKIFEKLKMLREKFGLAKRGNENEEKTSSPAAVEKEKPLPRLPLSPLPVQT; encoded by the exons ATGTCGTTGTCGTTGACTTGGTCACTAGTACGTGTCCCTGTATCTCCGGTCAGTTCTTCAGTTTATTCCGGCGTGCAAGTGAAATGTATTGCTACGGCTAAAACAGCTCAAGATCCTCCTCTTCAG GTGAGAGGCAAAGAAGGACAAAAAGAGCAGCCACTAAAAGCCTTAACCACTGTCTCACGAAGAGCCATTGTAACACAGTTGGCTATTGCCTCTTTGGCTGCCACCACTAACATTTTACCAGAGCCTGCTGAAGCACAAGGTTTGGATCCTGACATCAAGAGCAAAATATTTGAAAAGCTGAAAATGTTAAGGGAAAAGTTTGGTTTAGCAAAACGTGGAAATGAGAATGAGGAAAAGACTTCTTCACCAGCAGCAGTGGAGAAAGAAAAACCTCTTCCCCGGCTGCCCCTATCACCTCTTCCTGTCCAGACATAA
- the LOC141714190 gene encoding uncharacterized protein LOC141714190, translating to MTSTYKNIVTTFIFLSIILNSPTTSTSQECPYPCYPSPPIGGGTSPPSNPTPPGSNLPPPAQYGNPPPTGFLPNNPPPPYYLNTNAPPPPNHMVPWFPYYYRKSPHDSNQSSGSSPSAHLSGWTAVITSTTTLVFSSVLFFKL from the coding sequence ATGACTTCAACTTACAAAAATATTGTCACCACCTTCATCTTCCTATCTATAATTCTCAATTCTCCGACTACCTCTACCTCCCAAGAATGTCCCTATCCATGTTATCCGTCGCCTCCGATAGGCGGAGGAACTTCTCCGCCCTCGAATCCGACGCCACCGGGGTCTAATTTACCACCTCCGGCTCAATATGGCAACCCTCCACCTACTGGCTTTTTACCAAATAACCCTCCACCACCTTATTATCTCAATACTAATGCACCACCACCTCCAAATCACATGGTGCCTTGGTTTCCATATTACTACAGGAAGTCACCACATGACTCTAATCAGTCTTCAGGTTCATCACCATCAGCTCATCTTTCAGGATGGACGGCTGTGATCACCTCTACAACCACTCTTGTTTTTTCTTCAGTTTTGTTTTTCAAATTATAA